The window CGAGTCGTCTCCCTTATGCCCAAATTTATCATTTCGCCAATTTCAAGCTGTTTTGCGAACAATAAAGTTCACGTTACATATTAAcgagaaaaaaacaattgccaAGCGGCATAAATTGCTCAACCAGGCTCGATGAACATTTGCGTAATTTTGCAGGTCTTGCTGGCCTGAATTGCGTCCACAAAGAGACCTGCATTAACACTGTACCATGCCTATACACATAAAATTAGTTGTTTGTAATCTCATCTGGGAATACCTACTTTCGAGCCAATCCATCCTAATTGGAGAGGAGAATGACAgtcgtttcaaaaattaacgaaTATTTATTGCGTCATCCATCTAATTTTAGCACTAGATGGAGGCATGTGAGACTTAGATGACTTAGACAGTAGATGTCGCCACAGCGAGAACCAGCGGCGCAATTACAGTATATTTTTAACAGTCTTCGGATTTACTACTCTAAACATATTAAATCGTaacaaaaatggttttttgtttgttttcttgGAACGTCCTTTTGTTCTCCTCCAGCTTCTTGTCGAGCTCCCCGAGCAGGTGGAAAATGTACTCATAAACCTCGTTCCTATCCCGAAGAAGAACGTCATTCCCTGCAACCTGCTGACGCATGTCGTCCAGTGCGTCAACTAACTTCTTCAAATTCTCGTCAATGTGgtaaaacttattgttatcgCTGCGCTCGTCGAATGCCCGAATCTCGTTTTTGTAGGTCTCGGCCTTGTTTCTGATGCCGTTTAGGACGTTTCGGATCTTATCTTCAGGTTCTGCGACGTAGGGAGGAGGCGGTTCCGAGTCTCGCGGGGGGCGCGGCTCTCTCCTGGCCCTCCCTGGGGGTTTGGCTGAGGGTGAGCTCGAGTCGGCTGCAGAGAAAAGCAACTTAAGGCAATAGAGATTTTCATATAATACGAAGAGAAAAATCAAGGGCAATTTCCGAGCATCCGCAGAATAAGCTTCTCGATTGGCTCGCCTACATCGTTGGACGGCGTTTCTCTAGACGGACGTTGGCGAATTGGTTTAAGTAAATCGCAGAAAAGCCACGAAGATGTTTCTACTCACTTGTAACgacatttttctgaaatagTGAAGATGTCCCTGTGGGCTGCTTTGAAATGGGCCCCACTGTAAATGTAAAGTGATATTAATTAAGTGTCTTGTTATCGCGGGAAGGCATTGAGGGTGCAAAATTCCTCGTAATACCTCTCCTGCCGTTGTTGCCTGCATTCAGGTTCCTGTTCGCTCTGGCTTTGCCTGCAAAATTTCAGTCCGGTTAAAATCAAAATGCTTATCTGAGCATCTCAAATGGAATTTcgtcaaataccttcaaaaatatgaaatcttCATTTACCTCTTGAGCCACTTCCAGGACAGAGATTTGCACAGAAATCGTCACCACCCATTCTATCACTTTCCTCATAGTAAATATCACGAAGGAAGTTTCGCAGTAATACTCATTCAATCCGTTACTTATCTATTAGAATCCACGTATCAGGCAGGCGCCTATCTAATCTTTAGGTATGGCGGTAAACATAAGGCTGataattaaaatcgaaataatgTATGAATTGTAAATTATGTTGTTTAAAGGGAGATAAGGtagtttcaattttgcaaaCATGAGAAAGCTCTTGCCGCCGAtagctaaaaaaaaaccaacaaactTGACGCCCCCCGAATCGCCCCACGGAGCATGAACTGACCTCAAAGGATTTCCCTTTGTTTCAGTGCTCAACTAGCCGCTGCTCGTTTCGACCAAAGAACCTCTTGTGTGGGCCTAGAAGGCTCCGCCAACCGAAG is drawn from Euwallacea fornicatus isolate EFF26 chromosome 7, ASM4011564v1, whole genome shotgun sequence and contains these coding sequences:
- the LOC136340041 gene encoding uncharacterized protein isoform X1, translating into MQATTAGEWGPFQSSPQGHLHYFRKMSLQRNAVQRCRRANREAYSADARKLPLIFLFVLYENLYCLKLLFSAADSSSPSAKPPGRARREPRPPRDSEPPPPYVAEPEDKIRNVLNGIRNKAETYKNEIRAFDERSDNNKFYHIDENLKKLVDALDDMRQQVAGNDVLLRDRNEVYEYIFHLLGELDKKLEENKRTFQENKQKTIFVTI
- the LOC136340041 gene encoding uncharacterized protein isoform X2, whose amino-acid sequence is MGGDDFCANLCPGSGSRGKARANRNLNAGNNGRRVGPISKQPTGTSSLFQKNVVTTDSSSPSAKPPGRARREPRPPRDSEPPPPYVAEPEDKIRNVLNGIRNKAETYKNEIRAFDERSDNNKFYHIDENLKKLVDALDDMRQQVAGNDVLLRDRNEVYEYIFHLLGELDKKLEENKRTFQENKQKTIFVTI